A stretch of the Methanobacterium veterum genome encodes the following:
- a CDS encoding EhaG family protein yields the protein MTGAEVLVPSVVSPLVVSLYQPAILVGLLTGFIGLLGIAFKKGDLTALILTDIVGFAMLIIVAAVATDLAEALILPGLVVELAEILAISEVLMSREMRKTGKSVDLIPLPLSLDMEILETAPAFLAIILIAYGAFLSGFTGGAVAGTGILFYVLSRTIRGVPSSIWEGVAGISGVAWVLWLIGFLMFFVTPQYWLLALFLSAFGVLIKVASKVGLIGVLGREEFKREK from the coding sequence ATGACCGGTGCTGAAGTTTTAGTTCCAAGTGTTGTTTCCCCTTTGGTAGTTTCACTTTACCAACCAGCCATATTGGTTGGTTTATTAACCGGTTTTATAGGCCTTCTGGGAATAGCCTTTAAAAAAGGTGATTTAACTGCCCTTATACTTACAGACATTGTAGGATTTGCAATGTTAATTATAGTTGCAGCAGTTGCAACTGATTTGGCAGAAGCACTTATACTTCCAGGACTGGTAGTTGAACTTGCTGAAATCCTTGCAATTTCAGAAGTCCTTATGAGCAGAGAAATGAGAAAAACAGGAAAAAGTGTTGATTTAATTCCACTCCCACTTTCACTGGATATGGAAATTTTAGAAACTGCACCTGCTTTCCTTGCAATAATACTTATAGCTTATGGAGCATTTCTAAGCGGATTTACAGGGGGGGCTGTTGCGGGAACAGGAATATTGTTTTACGTCCTTTCCAGAACAATTAGAGGAGTTCCTTCATCTATATGGGAAGGAGTTGCAGGAATATCTGGTGTAGCATGGGTACTCTGGTTAATAGGTTTCCTCATGTTCTTTGTAACCCCTCAATACTGGTTACTTGCTCTATTCTTATCAGCATTTGGGGTGCTGATAAAGGTAGCATCTAAAGTTGGACTTATAGGTGTTTTGGGTAGAGAAGAATTTAAGAGAGAAAAATAA
- a CDS encoding membrane protein, producing MDIATLGGQLFGYIPLGDIVLYFTPFNLFLFGGALLFTFLIAVSNTETQVEARFGSLEDREVKVDKDEFKVRRFLAIICGLATAGAMITGDLFNFTLFVALIGIVNIGLVGAVKMVDVLDSAFQYGIIAMIASLPLFGGAATILAATGTLSLIEISHLSLVTPMVQFASVLLLMGIAGETGIAPFYATKAEMFRTPGSPFLVIIHLSSLLVIVRAIEILLLINKPF from the coding sequence ATGGATATAGCAACATTAGGTGGGCAATTATTTGGTTACATACCTTTAGGAGATATTGTGCTTTACTTTACCCCATTTAATCTGTTCCTATTTGGTGGAGCACTCCTGTTTACATTTCTTATAGCTGTAAGTAATACAGAGACCCAGGTAGAAGCTAGATTTGGTTCTCTTGAAGATAGGGAAGTAAAAGTAGATAAAGATGAATTTAAAGTAAGGAGATTTCTTGCAATAATATGTGGTCTTGCAACTGCAGGGGCCATGATAACAGGAGATCTTTTTAACTTTACATTATTCGTTGCATTAATCGGTATAGTAAATATTGGATTGGTAGGGGCCGTTAAAATGGTGGATGTTTTAGATTCAGCATTCCAGTACGGTATAATTGCCATGATAGCATCCCTTCCTTTATTTGGAGGGGCAGCAACAATTCTAGCTGCAACAGGTACTTTAAGTTTGATAGAAATTTCTCACTTGAGTTTGGTGACACCAATGGTACAATTTGCATCGGTACTGCTCTTAATGGGTATTGCGGGTGAGACTGGTATAGCTCCATTTTATGCAACAAAAGCTGAAATGTTTAGAACTCCCGGTTCACCGTTTTTAGTTATAATACATTTAAGTTCATTACTTGTAATTGTAAGGGCAATTGAAATATTGCTGCTTATCAACAAACCATTTTAA
- a CDS encoding respiratory chain complex I subunit 1 family protein has protein sequence MNLMANILLNVLIAFLTGSLLLGLYRKVVARVQTRPGPPIIQYLLHLLKFYIKESSFTKTAAMPFYLGIASIMMVIWITAVIVGPVVQGSLLIIFAVYALHKIVEHNAGSSSGSPYGKLSCVRAVYSAAAEVPLFAVLVIIYLKTGSMGIADIINYQTIHGPLLYSIPLAAAMFFVLIISKAQYTPFSITKGKDIVSGYETEHYGLLRGYLMISESLMWYMLLWVFLIVFIGTLSPLWLLIGMVVMTVVVAFISATTPLLNPNHSVVLQIIFAAIGIIGSILLMNVI, from the coding sequence ATGAATTTAATGGCAAATATCCTACTAAACGTCCTTATTGCATTCTTAACAGGAAGCTTGCTTCTAGGATTATACAGGAAAGTGGTGGCTAGAGTACAGACTAGGCCAGGACCACCAATAATCCAGTACCTTTTACATTTACTTAAATTTTATATTAAAGAGTCATCCTTTACTAAAACGGCTGCAATGCCGTTTTATCTTGGAATAGCCAGTATAATGATGGTTATATGGATAACTGCGGTAATAGTGGGACCTGTGGTTCAAGGATCGCTTTTAATCATATTTGCCGTATATGCACTTCATAAAATAGTGGAACACAATGCTGGGTCATCTTCTGGTTCACCTTATGGTAAATTAAGCTGTGTTAGGGCAGTATATTCAGCAGCAGCAGAAGTACCTCTTTTTGCTGTTCTTGTAATAATATACCTTAAAACAGGATCCATGGGAATTGCAGATATAATAAATTATCAAACAATTCACGGACCTTTACTTTACAGCATACCGCTAGCTGCGGCAATGTTCTTTGTACTTATAATATCAAAAGCACAGTATACTCCATTTTCAATAACCAAAGGAAAAGATATAGTTTCAGGATATGAAACGGAGCACTATGGATTACTGCGAGGATATCTTATGATATCAGAGTCCCTTATGTGGTATATGCTGCTGTGGGTATTTTTAATAGTATTCATTGGAACATTAAGTCCTTTGTGGCTTTTAATAGGGATGGTGGTAATGACTGTAGTAGTAGCGTTTATAAGTGCTACCACGCCACTTTTAAACCCTAATCACTCTGTAGTACTGCAGATAATATTTGCAGCAATCGGAATTATCGGTTCAATATTACTCATGAATGTAATTTAA
- a CDS encoding hydrogenase, producing MMKEQDTLFLMALVGVGAIIMSALAVFKQWVIVAPLTIAVVFLAFFLLYQNRHKFAHLAESLEKGAFIIALIAFIVSFIYLYRPA from the coding sequence ATGATGAAAGAACAGGATACGCTCTTCTTAATGGCTCTAGTTGGAGTGGGGGCCATAATAATGAGTGCACTTGCTGTATTTAAACAATGGGTAATTGTAGCTCCTTTAACTATTGCTGTTGTCTTTCTGGCATTTTTTCTTCTATACCAGAATAGACATAAATTTGCCCATCTTGCAGAATCCCTTGAAAAAGGGGCTTTTATTATAGCGCTTATAGCATTTATAGTATCATTTATATACCTTTATAGACCTGCCTGA
- a CDS encoding energy-converting hydrogenase subunit EhaL family protein, with translation MDLIIYLTYILSFVIGMIVGLLLSYKKYTEPFVSKNIDLVALVISIIGWILLLNSQLIMLIPQYISITVGLFFVAAVLGMRPGYGRYELAIGFIVSGLIWLVGMVLL, from the coding sequence ATGGATTTAATAATTTATCTCACATATATACTTTCATTTGTAATTGGAATGATTGTAGGGCTTTTACTTAGTTATAAAAAGTACACTGAACCTTTCGTTAGCAAAAATATTGATCTGGTGGCCCTTGTAATTTCAATTATTGGATGGATACTGTTATTAAATAGTCAACTTATCATGCTGATTCCACAGTATATTTCAATTACAGTAGGGCTGTTCTTTGTGGCTGCTGTACTTGGAATGAGACCTGGATATGGAAGATATGAATTAGCAATTGGATTTATAGTATCTGGCCTTATTTGGCTTGTAGGGATGGTTCTTTTATGA
- a CDS encoding DUF1959 family protein has protein sequence MNTDLKKSESLMELMKKRILDSYRWQEDIIKPFSKEMGITTQELEKILMRRLDMSSLEALHPRFESSRYSCMLDKIHSDLQICWLSDVMEIISKEDADAIKDKIAKEVINGKSYEDAISDGKKELIEYLMR, from the coding sequence ATGAATACTGATTTAAAAAAAAGTGAATCATTAATGGAACTTATGAAAAAAAGAATTTTAGACAGTTACAGATGGCAGGAAGATATAATAAAGCCATTTTCAAAGGAAATGGGTATCACTACTCAAGAACTGGAAAAGATTTTAATGAGGCGATTAGACATGTCGAGCCTGGAAGCTTTACATCCGCGGTTTGAATCGTCTAGATATAGTTGTATGCTTGATAAAATACATTCAGACCTGCAAATTTGCTGGCTTTCTGATGTAATGGAGATTATATCAAAGGAAGATGCTGATGCAATAAAAGACAAAATTGCAAAAGAAGTTATTAATGGTAAATCTTATGAAGATGCCATAAGTGATGGTAAAAAAGAATTGATTGAATATCTTATGAGGTAA
- a CDS encoding NADH-quinone oxidoreductase subunit B family protein, with the protein MLDALKDIVRKSSIHACLINTGGCNGCDIEVVALLSPRYDLEQYGIYFHNNPREADVILVTGPVAEQWKENLQRLYAKAPNPKIVVAIGACPLSGNVYNQEGSAIYPPLHDFIPVDASVPGCPPRPTEILKALLAVGPDAIAAKGRQSK; encoded by the coding sequence ATGTTAGATGCGCTTAAAGATATCGTAAGGAAAAGCTCTATTCACGCCTGTCTTATAAATACTGGAGGATGTAATGGGTGTGATATTGAAGTAGTTGCCCTTTTATCTCCTCGTTATGATTTAGAACAGTATGGGATTTATTTCCACAATAATCCAAGAGAAGCTGATGTAATTTTAGTTACAGGACCAGTAGCCGAACAGTGGAAAGAAAATCTACAAAGACTTTATGCTAAAGCTCCGAATCCTAAGATAGTGGTTGCAATTGGAGCATGCCCACTTTCAGGAAACGTTTACAATCAGGAAGGTAGTGCAATATACCCTCCTCTTCATGATTTTATTCCAGTGGATGCATCAGTTCCAGGATGCCCACCAAGACCAACAGAAATATTAAAGGCCCTTCTGGCAGTTGGTCCCGATGCAATAGCAGCCAAAGGGAGGCAAAGTAAATGA
- a CDS encoding hydrogenase large subunit, producing MIVPIGPLHPALKEPLRLKLHTKGERVIGAEIDYGYVYRGIEKVMEGKTWQKCVYLSERVCGICSYVHTMTFTETFEKIAGAEPPLRAQFLRVIANELDRIQSHLLANSTYFNTIEHETLFMYMLSMRELIMDAIELLTGNRVHMAWNVVGGVRLDAKEVHLKSILDLLDKFESQYAKYPQMFEHGPLLGLRSRDVGVISKEDSLKARTVGPIARASSIKHDWRSDKPVYKDHLDFNVIWRDEGDNFARNMNRFDEVTESVKMIRQAIENLPEGKVRTKVDIPAGYADNRNEAPRGEVAYMIETNGNLIKNISIRTPSIMNIDACARYMLKDVATVADAVATYASVDPCVACTERVTVINEESSKVTEFDGIQNVNSINLR from the coding sequence ATGATAGTTCCTATAGGACCACTTCACCCTGCACTTAAAGAACCTCTGCGTTTAAAACTCCATACAAAGGGAGAAAGAGTTATAGGCGCTGAAATAGATTATGGTTATGTTTATCGAGGTATTGAAAAAGTTATGGAAGGAAAAACCTGGCAAAAATGTGTTTATTTATCCGAAAGGGTTTGTGGAATATGTTCATATGTACATACAATGACATTCACTGAAACATTTGAAAAGATTGCAGGTGCAGAACCCCCATTAAGGGCTCAATTTTTAAGGGTAATTGCCAATGAACTGGACAGAATACAAAGCCATTTACTCGCAAATTCAACATATTTCAACACAATTGAACATGAAACCTTATTTATGTACATGCTTTCCATGAGAGAGCTTATTATGGATGCTATTGAACTTTTAACTGGTAACAGGGTTCATATGGCATGGAATGTTGTTGGGGGAGTGAGGTTAGATGCTAAGGAAGTTCATCTAAAAAGTATTCTGGATCTTTTAGATAAATTTGAGTCACAATATGCCAAATATCCTCAAATGTTTGAACACGGCCCGCTCTTAGGCTTAAGATCTAGAGATGTGGGAGTTATATCTAAAGAAGATTCACTTAAAGCAAGGACTGTAGGACCAATAGCCAGAGCTTCATCCATAAAACATGATTGGAGATCGGATAAACCTGTATACAAAGACCATTTAGATTTCAATGTAATCTGGCGTGATGAAGGAGATAATTTCGCAAGAAATATGAACCGATTTGATGAGGTTACAGAATCAGTGAAAATGATCAGGCAGGCTATAGAAAACCTTCCTGAAGGTAAGGTAAGGACTAAAGTAGATATACCTGCAGGATACGCTGATAACAGAAATGAAGCTCCAAGGGGCGAAGTAGCATACATGATAGAAACAAATGGTAATCTAATAAAGAACATTTCCATAAGGACTCCAAGTATAATGAACATCGATGCATGCGCTAGATACATGCTTAAAGATGTAGCCACAGTTGCAGATGCTGTTGCTACTTATGCAAGCGTAGATCCATGTGTTGCATGTACAGAAAGAGTTACAGTAATAAATGAAGAATCAAGTAAAGTTACAGAATTTGATGGAATACAGAATGTAAATTCAATTAATTTGAGGTAA
- a CDS encoding 4Fe-4S binding protein, producing MSSVIWYLYEFARKGWLENFAGAATNKEIVEAPDRFRDFPEVVRELCIACGACTAACPSPAAIKLVRTKDKDEENGEGMTYPVINTDACIRCGFCAEVCPTDPKTLRTGESHLIREEFTILPAEKMFVIDDYLCIRCKKCMKACKVEGAIIEEDNKIMIDQSKCVACGDCAKTCPVKGSIKGIYISDVEGQKDVINMVVQTLENLIESKQDELKDLPPEKAVTFEVPFEDILEKAREIMPDEARIRDLVEKVTDRLKLRVITWDDSKCKQCRLCVDECPTGAITYDEEKGTVRDSNKCLRCTTCYQTCPFGVAGFYVARFLLTQSEVKGDEILVTVKPALLPVGE from the coding sequence ATGTCTTCAGTAATATGGTACTTATACGAATTTGCAAGAAAAGGGTGGCTTGAGAACTTTGCAGGTGCTGCAACCAATAAGGAGATAGTAGAAGCACCTGATAGGTTCAGAGATTTCCCCGAAGTTGTAAGAGAACTGTGCATTGCTTGTGGTGCATGTACGGCAGCATGTCCATCTCCAGCTGCTATAAAACTTGTAAGAACAAAAGACAAGGATGAAGAGAATGGGGAAGGAATGACTTACCCTGTTATAAATACAGACGCATGTATACGGTGCGGTTTTTGTGCAGAAGTATGTCCCACGGATCCCAAAACACTCAGAACTGGTGAAAGTCATTTAATTCGTGAAGAATTCACAATACTGCCTGCAGAAAAGATGTTTGTTATTGATGATTATCTCTGCATCAGGTGTAAAAAGTGTATGAAAGCCTGTAAAGTTGAAGGCGCCATTATTGAAGAAGACAATAAGATCATGATAGACCAATCCAAATGTGTAGCATGTGGTGATTGTGCCAAAACATGCCCAGTAAAAGGTTCCATTAAAGGAATATACATTTCTGATGTTGAAGGTCAAAAAGATGTAATTAATATGGTGGTACAGACCCTTGAAAATTTAATAGAGTCTAAACAGGATGAACTTAAAGATCTTCCGCCTGAAAAAGCAGTTACCTTTGAAGTTCCATTTGAGGATATTCTGGAAAAAGCTCGCGAAATTATGCCTGATGAAGCGCGTATAAGGGATCTGGTTGAAAAAGTAACAGATAGATTAAAACTTAGAGTCATTACATGGGACGATTCTAAATGTAAGCAATGCAGATTATGTGTTGATGAATGTCCTACTGGCGCCATAACTTATGATGAAGAAAAAGGTACAGTCAGAGATTCTAATAAATGCCTGAGATGCACCACATGTTATCAAACATGTCCATTTGGTGTGGCAGGATTTTATGTTGCAAGATTTTTACTTACACAGAGTGAAGTGAAAGGTGATGAAATCCTTGTAACTGTAAAACCAGCATTATTACCCGTGGGGGAATGA
- a CDS encoding 4Fe-4S binding protein produces the protein MAYEIDSSKCEQCIDKPCLQACPVDAVHEVPPDKHIEIDDKCFGCVLCREACPFDAIKMETTLAEAVRENVPNINPKLCRRCGACVNACRTGAIQLISSGREEAHSVIDEEKCVKCGYCSRVCPTEAIKYGEILPRSVAGGKGVVVNEKQCIGCMTCTRVCPSKGAINVGKISKLPYINPAYCARCEECMDVCPSTAIRYSSRKKAYEKFGKIKTMEIVSELLEKETKKLARDAGKVDNILNKISRDVSFEHTEDEFEIDITDKLKDEIRAAMDGALEIEDIKDVIESTVPKRNIAVVEESCIGCGACIGTCPVEAIELEMPSPVHVGEECIYCGKCVETCPFGSIVLKEEYYDTHDNKIFFVRKNLEGPRTGEIAIDSETCQLCGVCVNKCPKDAMSIEEGKVVVDTEKCIVCDTCEVTCPVGAVKLKAP, from the coding sequence GTGGCATATGAAATAGATTCATCTAAATGTGAACAGTGTATAGATAAACCCTGTCTTCAAGCCTGTCCTGTGGATGCAGTCCATGAAGTACCTCCAGATAAACACATAGAAATTGATGATAAGTGTTTTGGATGCGTACTTTGTAGAGAAGCATGTCCATTTGATGCTATAAAAATGGAAACCACTTTAGCAGAAGCTGTAAGGGAAAATGTTCCTAACATCAACCCTAAATTGTGCAGAAGATGCGGTGCATGTGTAAATGCATGCAGAACTGGTGCAATTCAGCTTATATCTTCAGGTAGAGAAGAAGCTCACAGTGTAATTGATGAAGAAAAATGTGTTAAATGCGGTTACTGTTCCCGAGTATGCCCTACAGAAGCTATAAAATATGGTGAAATTTTACCAAGGTCTGTAGCAGGTGGAAAAGGAGTAGTTGTAAATGAAAAGCAGTGTATTGGATGTATGACATGTACAAGGGTTTGTCCGTCTAAAGGAGCTATAAATGTAGGTAAAATAAGTAAATTACCTTATATAAATCCTGCATATTGTGCAAGATGTGAAGAGTGTATGGATGTATGCCCGTCAACTGCAATTAGGTATTCTTCAAGAAAAAAGGCTTACGAAAAATTCGGCAAAATCAAAACAATGGAAATAGTTTCTGAACTTCTTGAAAAAGAAACAAAAAAACTTGCAAGAGATGCAGGTAAAGTAGACAATATCTTGAATAAAATTTCAAGGGATGTCAGCTTTGAACACACTGAAGATGAATTTGAAATTGATATAACAGATAAGTTAAAGGATGAAATCAGAGCTGCTATGGATGGTGCCCTCGAAATTGAGGATATAAAAGATGTAATTGAAAGCACAGTTCCAAAAAGAAACATAGCTGTAGTTGAAGAAAGCTGTATAGGATGCGGTGCGTGTATTGGTACCTGTCCAGTTGAAGCAATCGAGCTTGAAATGCCTTCCCCTGTTCATGTTGGTGAAGAGTGCATTTACTGTGGAAAATGCGTTGAAACATGTCCATTTGGGTCTATAGTTCTTAAAGAAGAATATTATGATACCCATGATAATAAAATATTCTTTGTTCGAAAGAATTTAGAAGGTCCAAGAACTGGAGAGATAGCTATTGATAGCGAAACATGCCAGCTGTGCGGAGTATGTGTAAATAAATGCCCTAAAGATGCAATGAGTATCGAAGAGGGTAAAGTAGTAGTAGATACTGAAAAATGTATAGTATGTGACACATGTGAAGTGACATGTCCAGTAGGTGCTGTAAAATTAAAAGCACCTTAA
- a CDS encoding formylmethanofuran--tetrahydromethanopterin N-formyltransferase, whose amino-acid sequence MNMENTYCEAFDGICCRVIVTADNNEILQRAAYDATATPGTVIGRVEGGIEGWLSADETPDGRKGAVLQIWYPKEDIKKFEVELSYRIRQDILVKPFTALFDASKNPAGKMDMMRDVGHCGDGYEWEEENYGRNMIVVPIAIPDFQIERDVGYMRGIMGANFWYMCSTKEAVMEAGMEALNAIGEVEGAITPFDICSAASKPETNYPWIGPTTNHPYCPSLKKTLEEESMVPNNVKYIPEIVINGLSINITKKAMKAGIEAVMDIDGVVSVSAGNYGGQLGDHKIYLNELFE is encoded by the coding sequence ATGAATATGGAAAATACTTACTGTGAAGCATTTGATGGAATCTGTTGCAGAGTAATTGTAACAGCAGACAATAATGAAATCCTTCAAAGAGCAGCTTATGATGCAACAGCAACTCCTGGAACTGTTATTGGACGTGTTGAAGGAGGTATCGAGGGCTGGCTAAGCGCTGATGAGACACCTGATGGGAGAAAAGGAGCAGTACTTCAAATATGGTACCCAAAAGAGGATATCAAGAAATTCGAAGTGGAATTATCATATAGAATAAGGCAGGATATACTTGTAAAACCTTTTACTGCACTTTTTGATGCTTCAAAAAATCCTGCTGGAAAAATGGATATGATGAGGGATGTAGGCCATTGCGGTGATGGTTATGAGTGGGAAGAAGAAAATTATGGGCGTAACATGATAGTTGTGCCTATAGCTATTCCTGATTTCCAGATAGAACGTGATGTAGGATACATGCGTGGAATTATGGGTGCAAATTTCTGGTATATGTGCAGTACTAAGGAAGCTGTGATGGAAGCTGGAATGGAAGCATTGAATGCTATAGGTGAAGTTGAAGGTGCTATAACTCCTTTTGATATTTGTTCAGCAGCTTCTAAACCTGAAACAAATTATCCATGGATAGGACCAACAACAAATCATCCTTACTGCCCTTCACTTAAAAAAACTCTTGAAGAAGAATCAATGGTTCCTAATAATGTTAAATATATTCCTGAAATTGTGATTAATGGTTTAAGTATAAATATAACAAAGAAAGCTATGAAAGCAGGGATTGAAGCAGTAATGGATATTGATGGTGTTGTAAGCGTCTCTGCAGGAAATTATGGTGGCCAGTTAGGAGATCATAAGATATATTTAAATGAATTGTTTGAATAA
- a CDS encoding carbohydrate kinase family protein, with protein MKKFDVVGFGALNVDKLYNVDKITCEDEESYITDFNRSCGGSAANTVIGLSKLGMKTGFIGKVSKDYDGKLLLENLQKEGVNTEGIIISEGRSGNVLGFVDKDGQRALYVDPGVNDLIKPDEVKLDYLENCRILHLASFVGESFNAQKSIINEISEDIIVSLDPGRIYAERGINYLKTILNRTDIILTNEEELKYLTGNKYKTFKEGAEVLLESNINIVVVKRGDKSTYITNGDESYFIEPFDVKCIDTTGAGDAFNAGFLYGFLNNNNIEESGKLGNFIASCCIKESGAIKGLPKISELDKFDKIINI; from the coding sequence ATGAAGAAGTTTGATGTAGTGGGATTTGGCGCATTAAATGTTGATAAACTTTATAATGTGGATAAAATAACCTGCGAAGATGAAGAATCTTATATAACTGATTTCAACAGATCATGTGGTGGATCTGCTGCAAATACAGTTATAGGACTTTCAAAATTAGGCATGAAAACGGGATTTATAGGTAAAGTTTCTAAAGATTATGATGGAAAACTTTTACTTGAAAACCTCCAAAAAGAAGGTGTAAATACTGAGGGTATTATTATTTCAGAAGGTAGGAGCGGTAATGTTCTTGGATTTGTGGATAAGGATGGGCAAAGAGCACTGTATGTAGATCCTGGTGTCAACGATTTAATTAAGCCTGATGAAGTTAAATTAGATTATTTAGAAAATTGCAGGATATTACATCTTGCATCCTTTGTAGGTGAATCTTTTAATGCTCAAAAGAGTATTATAAATGAAATCTCCGAAGATATTATTGTAAGTTTAGATCCCGGAAGAATATATGCTGAAAGGGGCATTAACTATCTTAAAACTATTTTAAATAGAACAGATATTATTCTTACTAACGAAGAAGAATTAAAGTATTTAACTGGTAATAAATATAAAACATTTAAAGAGGGAGCTGAAGTTTTACTGGAGTCCAATATAAATATTGTAGTAGTTAAAAGAGGAGATAAAAGTACTTATATTACAAATGGTGATGAAAGCTATTTCATAGAGCCATTTGATGTTAAATGCATTGATACAACAGGTGCAGGGGATGCATTTAACGCAGGATTTTTATATGGGTTTCTTAATAATAATAACATTGAAGAATCAGGTAAATTAGGGAATTTTATTGCTTCATGCTGTATAAAGGAATCGGGGGCAATTAAAGGATTGCCAAAAATATCTGAATTAGATAAATTTGATAAAATAATTAACATATAA
- a CDS encoding 4Fe-4S binding protein, which translates to MDITFKKDKNVLKDEVIHKAMDLEEIKPEIEKYRLKRKCITISPECIRCNLCAEECPVSAISEAKATKPAKVLENCVNCEICAQTCPVKSIHVIESTSDVEDEEVKYRLKELKVPHRTLKMKNIEVAEDKCISCGTCAKFCPTGAVNAEDGKPTVIDKSACVGCGACVNVCPENAIKLERELGPVLRTKELLIDREACVSCQVCEENCPVGAIKLEDGELVFSEDKCILCEVCSSKCPVSALKLERLSNES; encoded by the coding sequence ATGGACATAACATTTAAAAAGGACAAGAATGTGCTAAAAGACGAAGTCATCCATAAGGCTATGGATCTAGAAGAAATTAAACCAGAGATTGAAAAATATAGACTAAAAAGGAAATGTATAACCATTTCTCCAGAGTGTATAAGGTGCAACTTGTGCGCTGAAGAATGCCCTGTAAGTGCTATATCTGAAGCAAAAGCAACTAAACCTGCTAAAGTACTTGAAAACTGCGTAAACTGTGAAATATGCGCCCAAACTTGTCCTGTAAAGAGTATACATGTTATAGAAAGTACATCTGATGTTGAGGATGAAGAAGTAAAATACCGCCTTAAAGAATTAAAGGTACCTCATAGAACCCTTAAAATGAAAAATATTGAAGTAGCTGAAGATAAATGTATTTCCTGTGGAACTTGCGCTAAATTCTGTCCTACAGGTGCAGTAAATGCTGAAGATGGAAAACCAACTGTAATTGATAAATCAGCATGTGTCGGGTGTGGAGCGTGTGTTAACGTATGTCCAGAAAATGCGATAAAGCTTGAAAGGGAATTAGGGCCAGTATTAAGAACAAAAGAACTTTTAATTGATAGAGAAGCATGTGTTTCCTGTCAGGTATGTGAAGAGAATTGCCCTGTAGGTGCTATTAAACTTGAAGATGGCGAACTAGTATTTTCTGAAGATAAATGTATTTTATGCGAAGTTTGTTCTAGTAAATGTCCAGTGAGCGCATTAAAACTTGAGAGGTTGTCCAATGAAAGTTAA
- a CDS encoding CBS domain-containing protein, which translates to MKVKEIMDKEYIYVSPDQDIVEVSLLMEKTKKFTTPVVDSEKRLIGWITSLEVTKGFRESKKKVSDVMRSKEEIVNVHENDPARLAVLETTKHKVISIPVLNDDDVVVGVVRTFDIVETLSQLYEIKVYKIFEAMADELKGVSWDELMEASAIVTRRRTGQRITPEEYEKNIRDATFGEAIWATGGLEKFFVGLIAIGELVIARKVARARQ; encoded by the coding sequence ATGAAAGTTAAAGAAATTATGGATAAGGAATATATATACGTATCTCCGGATCAAGACATTGTTGAAGTATCATTACTAATGGAAAAGACAAAGAAATTTACAACACCAGTTGTAGATAGTGAAAAGAGGTTAATTGGATGGATAACCTCTCTTGAAGTTACAAAAGGGTTTAGGGAAAGTAAAAAGAAAGTATCTGACGTTATGCGTTCTAAAGAGGAAATTGTTAATGTCCATGAAAATGATCCAGCAAGGTTAGCTGTTTTAGAAACTACAAAGCACAAAGTAATAAGTATACCAGTTTTAAATGATGATGATGTTGTAGTCGGCGTTGTAAGGACATTTGACATAGTAGAAACGCTTTCACAGCTCTATGAAATTAAAGTTTATAAAATATTTGAAGCTATGGCGGATGAACTTAAAGGAGTAAGCTGGGATGAACTCATGGAAGCGTCTGCAATAGTTACAAGAAGAAGAACTGGTCAAAGAATTACACCAGAAGAATATGAGAAAAACATTAGAGATGCTACCTTTGGTGAGGCTATCTGGGCAACTGGTGGTCTTGAAAAATTCTTTGTTGGTTTAATTGCTATTGGTGAGCTTGTAATTGCAAGGAAAGTTGCAAGAGCAAGACAATAA